Proteins encoded in a region of the Drosophila sechellia strain sech25 chromosome 2L, ASM438219v1, whole genome shotgun sequence genome:
- the LOC6617191 gene encoding uncharacterized protein LOC6617191 isoform X8 — translation MKYSTSRLNILCLLGLCLLLFKTEPIEAQNKRTSRVTSSRSFGTNVKTDNSNCPSFDCPEEFGYYPHPSDCTQYYVCVFGGALLESCTGGLMYSHDLQTCDWPRNVGCELADTSSERNIAQSQVQRQREPHAQHVPSRIRFGAAFSSQGGTQKTATVPPQYHRSPPQVIQAQVQNIPPPPPELRVSPNPVITSRGQPKPLIDSQEDIAKLYADAQESLPPVEEEESDRQQRVYRGQPSTVSQVQRDRDGIIHQASINSIPQTGKIGSYAFGTAYSKSLQDDQTLELSYNRLDESRRRKRRDLSAQPTKVTEEKYHNDTNCSREVLEHASPTELSVSTETSKTSQERLNDGAPANGRMRKYSSKIRQLKSENAMEFDYKEIPGEDSQLMDGNEDEDDVATGESKRRPRQLRPISHTSLKWPVQNYRAIDSPPLPQVSQQTGYSFGSYNPYLTPPNTNPVHNQQPYGNPNYNHLPGYHSYVHQQHQLASAGPLSQKKHKLPYTGYNLSLPPPPLEDDFRPIAGSYYEAAGAAQTSPRSPNSKQHHSNAGDLLPYLIQQLKELKEQRKHLQSDNFAYFRLDNQPMSPVPTQAVTPVPTISTTYYSPVDASKLSQQVTPNGQYSTMGGFYNNQNPGKASFNPNYPGKLVSQYSIASNGHDSTTESNYFQYNIVANQKMKGVFRTAPPNQIGHSAVKVRPPVTPLQVTQNINVVSAPNLTYKIPNGLQQAPFALLPEGISYASNSTIPESYQTFTKSVSTSATVLSDVPTTTPKSKLTNFQFNINEFMANLKESDLSSVNPAVNPLIKYFKELSTDKNGNINLPNPLVNRRPVTGSTSTLNSTATTTQVDITPNTPAYKKRIKPDPTLPTQSTPTPIRTLKGYEHFIKGIQNQLNSRNSSQSTVYNTSTTLIRMPTTTTIKSVDYYDEDYEEDEDILPPSQMPPYMPVSETMAPPRRHLATARPNTESPGKVPASFQTGFLEATTTRRPFPTFTQVNQAGAEADVPSFISFPSDIFQELKQRLPKLPEPNAPQSSTKVFTTPRSVRPTSHPRPISSSTEQQSTRVRYTTIRPGIRGQQKWKTTSPVQEQKEINNHTENSAVVLNSSKQSNPGGLPLNSIHAGSSPERHRDLEYHQQQSQEQQKPPTPQYQSAVRQQQAQPTYRPLELPATPKPPPYENQPAYNTDYDEDINGQIEQDNAYDQPTRSPQRAEHVAIQKLDTRASHSSTVTLTTTASPPEVLTYYETLTTPYAPKRGSSDYAYGSAEDNDQRDRLLTEVKSRPHTGSEDFDLIANVVGHTDKDTATPPTRSQKTKSTPPHNGSQKPGRSSNTTTHAVTFTQSSTITTTSTFPPTTTKKLTRNNNRNRGSAMYSNQDRDLISTPNRGTHPPRTRPTLKPSGIIVSKAQEFVDIYRYPPSRPDPIYPQPTPDKTAAKCRKDVCLLPDCYCGGKDIPGELPAESIPQIVLLTFDDSVNDLNKQLYTDLFEKGRVNPNGCPITATFYVSHEWTDYSQVQNLYADGHEMASHTVSHSFGEQFSQKKWTREIAGQREILAAYGGVKMSDVRGMRAPFLSVGGNKMYKMLYDSNFTYDSSMPVYENRPPSWPYTLDYKIFHDCMIPPCPTRSYPGVWQVPMVMWQDLNGGRCSMGDACSNPSDADGVTKMIMKNFERHYTTNRAPFGLFYHAAWFTQPHHKEGFIKFLDAINAMQDVWIITNWQALQWVRDPTPISRINSFQPFQCDYSDRPKRCNNPKVCNLWHKSGVRYMKTCQPCPDIYPWTGKSGIRSSRIDNEVEEPAA, via the exons AACCCATagaggcacaaaacaaaagaaccTCACGCGTAACCAGCTCCCGCAGCTTCGGGACCAACGTCAAGACCGACAACTCCAATTGCCCCAGCTTCGACTGCCCTGAGGAGTTCGGATACTATCCGCACCCATCAGATTGCACCCAATACTACGTGTGCGTCTTTGGAGGAGCGCTGCTTGAAAGTTGCACTGGCGGGTTGATGTACTCGCACGACCTACAGACCTGCGACTGGCCGCGAAACGTCGGCTGCGAGTTGGCGGACACATCCTCCGAGCGCAACATTGCACAAAGCCAGGTCCAGAGGCAAAGAGAACCCCATGCACAGCACGTACCAAGCCGAATACGCTTTGGAGCCGCTTTCAGCAGTCAGGGTGGCACACAGAAGACGGCCACGGTGCCGCCACAGTACCATCGTTCTCCACCCCAGGTAATACAGGCACAGGTGCAGAATATACCGCCTCCCCCACCGGAACTGCGAGTGTCGCCAAACCCGGTAATCACGTCGCGTGGTCAACCAAAGCCGCTGATCGACTCCCAGGAGGACATTGCAAAG CTGTATGCCGATGCGCAGGAATCGTTGCCGCCTGTGGAAGAAGAGGAGTCCGACCGTCAGCAGAGAGTGTATCGAGGCCAACCCAGTACCGTTAGTCAAGTTCAACGCGATCGCGATGGTATTATTCACCAAGCTAGTATCAATTCTATTCCTCAAACTGGAAAAATCGGATCTTACGCTTTTGGGACCGCCTATAG CAAAAGCCTGCAGGACGACCAGACGCTCGAACTGTCCTACAACCGACTTGATGAAAGTAGGCGACGCAAACGCCGCGACCTTAGTGCCCAGCCGACAAAAGTTACAGAAGAAAAATATCACAACGACACAAATTGTTCAAGGGAAGTGTTGGAGCATGCTAGCCCTACCGAGCTTTCCGTTTCTACTGAGACTTCAAAAACTTCACAAGAACGCTTAAACGATGGTGCGCCGGCAAATGGTAGGATGCGTAAATACTCTTCAAAAATACGTCAGCTAAAAAGCGAGAACGCAATGGAATTCGACTACAAAGAAATTCCTGGCGAAGACAGCCAGTTAATGGATGGAAATGAAGACGAGGATGATGTGGCCACGGGTGAGTCGAAGAGACGACCACGCCAGCTGCGACCTATTTCACATACATCACTGAAGTGGCCGGTACAAAACTACCGCGCCATTGACTCACCCCCCCTCCCGCAGGTTTCTCAGCAAACGGGATACAGCTTTGGAAGTTATAATCCATACCTCACACCTCCCAATACCAATCCTGTCCACAATCAACAGCCGTACGGCAACCCTAACTACAATCATCTACCCGGATACCACTCATACGTGCATCAGCAACATCAATTGGCTTCTGCTGGGCCACTCTCTCAGAAAAAGCACAAATTGCCTTATACCGGATACAATCTTTCGTTGCCCCCACCGCCGCTGGAGGATGACTTTCGTCCCATAGCTGGTAGCTACTACGAAGCTGCCGGTGCTGCTCAAACTAGTCCTCGTTCGCCCAACAGCAAACAGCACCATTCTAACGCTGGCGACCTGCTCCCTTATCTGATACAACAGTTGAAGGAGCTAAAAGAACAGCGCAAGCACCTTCAGAGTGATAATTTTGCGTACTTCCGTCTGGACAATCAGCCAATGAGTCCGGTACCCACTCAAGCAGTCACACCCGTACCCACAATTAGCACCACTTACTACTCCCCAGTAGACGCGTCCAAGCTCTCACAACAGGTTACACCAAATGGTCAATACAGCACAATGGGCGGATTCTACAACAACCAAAATCCGGGTAAAGCCTCCTTTAATCCCAACTATCCCGGGAAGTTGGTATCCCAGTATAGTATCGCCTCTAACGGACATGACAGCACGACGGAGAGCAACTACTTTCAGTACAACATTGTTGCTAACCAGAAAATGAAGGGTGTCTTTAGAACAGCTCCTCCAAACCAGATCGGTCATTCTGCAGTTAAAGTTCGGCCCCCAGTCACGCCGCTTCAGGTGACTCAGAATATTAACGTGGTATCTGCCCCAAATTTGACCTACAAAATACCCAATGGTCTGCAGCAAGCCCCATTTGCTCTTCTTCCCGAAGGCATTAGCtacgccagcaacagcaccaTTCCAGAATCCTACCAAACTTTCACTAAATCTGTCAGCACATCAGCAACAGTGCTTTCCGATGTGCCTACTACAACGCCTAAGTCAAAACTGACAAACTTTCAGTTTAACATCAACGAGTTCATGGCCAATCTTAAGGAAAGCGATTTGTCCAGTGTCAACCCGGCTGTTAATCCGttgataaaatatttcaaagagcttAGTACTGACAAAAAcggaaatataaatttaccCAATCCGCTGGTTAATCGTCGCCCCGTAACTGGGAGTACCAGCACCTTGAACAGCACAGCTACGACCACCCAGGTAGACATCACGCCGAACACACCCGCGTACAAAAAACGCATAAAACCCGATCCGACACTTCCCACGCAGAGCACTCCGACTCCCATAAGGACACTGAAAGGCTACGAACATTTTATTAAGGGCATACAGAATCAACTCAACTCGCGGAACTCTAGCCAAAGCACTGTCTACAACACATCAACCACTTTAATACGAATGCCAACCACCACGACCATCAAGAGTGTCGATTATTATGACGAGGATTACGAAGAGGATGAAGACATATTGCCTCCGTCTCAAATGCCCCCTTATATGCCAGTGTCCGAGACCATGGCCCCTCCCCGCCGACATTTAGCTACAGCAAGGCCCAATACTGAATCGCCAGGAAAAGTTCCAGCCAGTTTCCAGACGGGTTTTCTGGAGGCAACAACAACTCGACGCCCGTTTCCCACCTTCACCCAGGTGAATCAAGCCGGTGCTGAGGCCGACGTGCCCTCATTCATTAGCTTTCCTAGTGACATCTTCCAAGAACTAAAGCAGCGGCTGCCCAAGCTCCCGGAACCAAACGCCCCACAATCCAGTACCAAAGTATTCACAACTCCACGCAGTGTGCGCCCAACCTCCCATCCAAGGCCTATCTCCTCCAGTACAGAACAGCAGTCAACTCGCGTGCGTTATACAACTATCCGACCAGGCATAAGAGGACAACAAAAATGGAAGACGACGTCACCAGTCCAAGAAcaaaaggaaataaataatCATACCGAAAACAGTGCCGTTGTCTTAAACTCAAGCAAGCAGAGCAACCCGGGCGGCCTTCCACTAAACTCAATACATGCCGGCTCAAGCCCAGAAAGACACAG GGATCTAGAGTACCATCAGCAACAGTCACAGGAGCAGCAGAAACCACCTACGCCGCAGTATCAGTCGGCAGTTCGCCAACAGCAGGCCCAACCAACCTACCGTCCCTTAGAGCTCCCCGCCACTCCGAAGCCCCCCCCTTACGAAAACCAGCCAGCGTACAATACAGACTACGATGAGGATATTAATGGTCAG ATTGAACAGGATAATGCGTACGATCAGCCAACACGTTCTCCTCAAAG GGCAGAACATGTGGCCATACAAAAACTGGATACCCGAGCCAGCCACTCGAGCACTGTCACTCTAACAACGACAGCATCCCCACCGGAAGTACTCACATACTACGAAACGCTGACCACACCCTATGCTCCGAAGCGCGGGTCTAGCGACTACGCCTATGGGTCGGCAGAAGACAATGACCAGAGGGATCGTTTACTAACCGAAGTCAAGTCTAGGCCCCATACCGGTAGCGAAGACTTTGACCTAATTGCGAATGTTGTGGGTCATACCGACAAGGACACCGCGACTCCACCAACACGATCGCAAAAAACGAAATCGACACCGCCACATAACGGAAGCCAGAAGCCAGGAAGGAGTTCCAACACCACAACACATGCTGTTACGTTCACGCAGTCCTCAACAATAACAACCACATCCACATTTCCTCCAACGACAACAAAAAAACTTACAAG aaacaacaacaggaaCCGGGGCAGTGCCATGTACAGTAATCAGGATCGAGACTTGATATCCACTCCCAACCGCGGAACTCATCCTCC ACGAACGCGGCCAACGCTTAAGCCATCGGGAATAATTGTATCAAAGGCTCAAGAGTTTGTGGATATATACCGTTACCCACCGTCCCGCCCTGACCCAATTTACCCACAGCCTACGCCAGATAAAACGGCAGCCAAATGCCGAAAGGACGTATGCCTTTTGCCTGACTGCTATTGCGGAGGAAAGGATATTCCTG GCGAGCTACCTGCTGAAAGCATTCCTCAGATCGTTCTCTTGACCTTTGACGATTCCGTTAATGACCTAAACAAGCAGTTGTACACGGATCTTTTTGAGAAAGGTCGCGtcaatccaaacggctgtccCATCACAGCCACTTTTTACGTTTCCCACGAGTGGACTGACTACAGTCAAGTGCAGAATCTTTACGCCGATGGACATGAAATGGCTTCGCATACAGTTTC TCACAGCTTTGGCGAGCAGTTCTCCCAGAAGAAGTGGACTCGTGAAATTGCCGGACAGCGTGAGATCCTTGCTGCGTACGGCGGTGTCAAGATGTCGGATGTTCGAGGCATGCGTGCTCCTTTCCTGTCGGTGGGCGgaaacaaaatgtacaaaatgcTGTACGACTCAAACTTCACTTACGACTCTTCCATGCCTGTCTACGAGAACCGACCACCCTCCTGGCCCTACACGCTCGACTACAAGATATTCCACGACTGCATGATTCCGCCTTGCCCGACCCGTTCTTATCCTGGGGTTTGGCAGGTACCCATGGTCATGTGGCAGGACCTTAACGGAGGCCGCTGTTCTATGGGCGATGCCTGTTCCAACCCCAGTGATGCAGATGGAGTGACAAAAATGATTATGAAGAACTTTGAACGTCATTACACTACAAACAG AGCACCATTTGGCTTGTTTTACCACGCTGCATGGTTTACCCAGCCCCATCACAAAGAGGGCTTTATTAAATTTCTCGATGCCATCAATGCAA